In Thermosinus carboxydivorans Nor1, the sequence TCATCTTTGTGGCCTTTACGCCGTTTTATTTTATCAAAGCCGGGGCGTTAGTATCGTTTACCGCTTTATATACACTGACCGGCGCAATTGCCGTATTTCTGCTCGTAAAAATAGCAGCTAAATTTATCGGCGTACTGCCCGCCACCAGGGTATTCAGGTACAGGAGTAGAACTGGTATTTATACCACCTTGTTGATGAGTACGGGGCTGACGTTTGGCACGATTTCCGCCCTCTATGGCTTATCTAATAATTATATCGACGTTAATCAATATAGCGTCTTGGTGGCGGCGGTCATCCTAAGCGCCGTTATCCCGACGGTAATTGCCCAGAAGTATTTCTTCCCTGTTCCTGGCGCCGCAGAAGATATTGCCCAGCAACAGCATATACCTGTTATAACAGTAAAAATGGAAAGGAGCGCGAAATATGATGGAAGTTAAGAAAATCGTAGTCGCTTATGACGGCTCGAAGCAGAGTCAGAAAGGATTGGCGTGGGCGGTAGCCATGTCGGCCAAGTTTGGCGCTGATGTCATTACTGTTACCGTTATCAAGCCGCCGGAATTTAGTCCGACCATTAGTGAAATCGACGAATTTTATGCCCATGCCGAGAAGCATTATCAGCCAATGCTGGAAAAAGTCCGCAAATACGGGGAAGAATATGGCGTGTTGATAAAAACGGAAATTTTGCACGGTCATCCAGCCGAAAGTATTGTCAAATATGCTTTTGAACAAAAGGCCGACCTTATCATTACCGGGACACGGGGCATGGGAGGTTTCAAAAATTTAATTATCGGCAGTGTGGCGCAGAAAGTCGTTTCTTATTCGCCAGTACCCGTGCTGGTCGTTAAGTAATAAACTATCGCTATCGTTGGAGGTCACAGTCATGCCCAAAATTACCGGACAAGCGAAACGGCTGCGTATCTACATCGGTGAAACCGACCGGTGGAACGGAAAGTCTTTGTATCATGCCATTGTTTTAAAAGCAAAAGAGCTCGATTTGGCGGGAGCGACGGTGTTTCGCGGCCTAATGGGCTATGGCGCCAACAGCCGCATCCATACCGCGCGCATTGTCGATTTGTCCGATGACTTGCCAATCCTTATTGAAATCGTTGACAGTGAGGAATACATCAATAAAATTCTACCGTTTCTTGATGAAGTCGTTAAGGAAGGACTTGTCACGATTGATGATATCGAGATCATAAAATACGGGCATAAACAGCCGAAAAGATGATCATGCCAACAAATAATGAAAATCTATATTTAACCACTGAGGACAAAGAGACGCGATTTCATCGCGTTAAGTTTAAATAAATCCCATCCGTGTCCTACCCTGAAAAGTGGTGAAACCAAAAAGATAATCATGCCAATAAATTGGCACCACAACGCATGAAAACCGTTATTCAACCGCGGAGAACGCAGAGAGCGCGATATTCATCGCGCCTAAGGACTAAAGAAAAAATTATCCCTCCGCGTCCTTCGCGGTTCCCTATGCTTCTATCTTGAAGTCGCCGATTTTTAAGATAGATAATTGTAAAAAGCTAATTTTAGGCTTAACGTAGCAAAAGAGGTGTAACAGATGCTGAAGATATTCTTAGTTGCGCTCGGCGGAAGCATCGGAGCAACGGCGCGCTATCTTATTTCCGACTGGGCCGCCCAAAGATGGGGGGCGGATTTTCCTTACGGCACATTGATAGTAAATATTGCAGGCTGCTTTATTATCGGCCTGTTCATGGCGCTGGTGACCGAACGCATCATTGTAAGCCCTTATTGGCGGCTGCTTGTTACGGTTGGCTTCGTCGGGGGGCTTACGACTTTTTCGTCTTTTAGTTATGAAACAATTAAGCTGGTCAATGACGGTCAGATGACCTTTGCTCTGTATAATATACTTTCAAATTTCGTATTGGGCTTTTTCGCCACTTGGACAGGCATCAGCCTGGCGAAATTATTCTAGGACAGAAGCCTGATTGCTTTCAGGCGTCTTTTTTTATATAATATATATGAACATATATTCATATGTTGGAGGTATAGCGATGAAGCCGTGCGAGTGCGATGTATGTGAGGAGCTGTGTGAGCATCCTCAGGTCATATGTCTGGCGAAAGCTGAAATCATTGCCGACGAGGACGCCCAGCGGGTGGCCGACCTGTTTAAAATTTTAGGGGATACGACCCGGGTAAAAATCCTGCAGATTCTGTCGAAACGGGAACTGTGCGTGTGCGATATCGCCGCGGTCGTTGGCATGGGGCAGTCGGCTGTCTCCCATCAGCTGCGGCTACTGAGAAACGCTAGGCTGGTCAAATTTCGCAAAGAGGGCAAAATGGCCTGGTATTCGCTCAATGATGAACATATTGCCACTCTCTTGGCGCAGGGCATCGAGCATGTCCAGCATGACTAGAGGCTAAAAGAAAGGATGATAACGGTGACGCAGGCAGCGGGCGCGGCGCAAGCCGGGACAATGGTGTTTCAAGTCACGGGCTTTACCTGACTGGATTGCGCCGTGAAGTTTGAAAAAGACGTAGCGGCCCTCCCTGGTGTAACCAGGGCGAAAGTTAACTTTATGACCAATAAACTTGTTGTTGAAGGGGTTAGCGACATAGAAGCCATTCGACAACTGGCGGCCCAGCACAATTATAAGGTTCAGCTTGCTTGCGAACAAAAGCCGCAGGCAATCATTCGGCCTAAAATTCACTGGGAGCGCCGTCGGGCCGTAGCTTCCGGCTTAACGCTGGCCATAGCCTATGGCGTAGAGAAGCTGGGCGGTCCGGCCATGGTCTTTATCCCGCTATATATAGCGGCCATGGTGCTGGGCGGTTGGGGCAATTTTCAAAAGGCCGCCCGCTCGCTGCCGCGCGGCAGTTTTAACATGAGCGTCCTCATGAGTCTGGCCGCTATCGGCGCTTTGGCGATCGGCCAGTATGAAGAAGGCGCTTCGGTGGCTTTTCTGTACGCCATCTCGGAAATGCTCGAAGCCTGGACGATGGAAAGTGCCCGCCGCTCTATCCGCGAATTGATGGATATTGCGCCGAAAGCGGCCCGGATTCGGCGTGGCGCGGCCGAAGTGGAAATACCGGTTGAAGAAATTAGGGTCGGCGATATCATGATTATCCGTCCGGGCGAGAAAATAGCCATGGACGGAGTGATTATTAAAGGTCAATCTGCGGTCAACCAGGCGGCAATCACCGGCGAAGCCATTCCGGTCGAAAAAGGCCCCGGCGCCGAGGTCTTCGCCGGTACGCTCAATACGTACGGCGCGCTGGAAGTCCGGGTTACTAAGCTGGTACAGGACACGACCATTGCCAAGATTATTCACATGGTGGAGGAGGCCCAGGGGCAGCGGGCGCCGTCCCAGGCCTTTGTCGAAAAGTTTGCCGCCGTCTATACGCCCATCGTCATGGCGCTGGCGGTAGGTGTCGTTTTTATTCCGCCCCTGTTTTTCGGCTATGAATGGACGCCATGGATATACCGGGGACTGGCGCTGATGGTGGTGTCTTGTCCGTGTGCTCTGGTCGTGTCCACGCCGGTGGCGATTGTCAGCGCCATCGCCAACGCGGCGAAAAACGGCGTCCTGATTAAAGGCGGCGTATATTTAGAAGCAATGGGAACACTTTCGGCCATCGCCTTCGACAAGACCGGAACATTGACCAAGGGCGAGCCGAGCGTCACCGATATTTTTTCTGTCGGGGGACAGACGGAAGATAACCTGCTGAAAGTGGCTGCTGACATAGAAGCCCGGTCGGAGCATCCCCTGGCCACCGCTATTGTGCGGGCGGCCCAGGCCAAAGGTTTAGCCATTCATCCGGCAGAAGATTTCGTAGCTATAACAGGCAGCGGCGCTCGCGGCACGGTTGAAGGACAGACGGTTTATATCGGCAATCCGCGCCTGTTTGCCGAATTGGGTCTGTCCATAGCCCCGGTGGCTGAGGCCGTCAGGCGTTTACAGGGTGAAGGCAAAACGGTCATGATCATGGGGACCCCAAATACGATCTTGGGCGTTATTGCCGTAGCCGATGCGGTGCGCGAAAGTAGCGCCGCTACCATCGCCGCGCTGAAACAGGCCGGTATTAGGCATACAATTATGTTGACCGGTGATAATAATACTACTGCCCGGGCGATGGCCGCGCGGGTGGGTGTGGACGAGTTTCGGGCCGAACTTTTACCGCAGGAGAAAATGACGGCCGTGCAGGAACTTATTAACAAATACGGCCAAGTAGCTATGGTTGGCGACGGCATTAACGATGCCCCGGCGCTTGCCCTGGCTACGGTAGGCGTGGCGATGGGCGCCGCCGGTACGGACACGGCGCTGGAGACGGCCGATATTGTCCTGATGGCCGATGATTTGGGCAAACTGGCTTTTGTCATCCGGTTAAGCCGCCAAGCGCTGGCCGTCATTCGGCAAAACATCGTATTTTCCCTTGTAATTAAAGCACTAGCGGTACTGGCCGTATTTCCCGGCTGGCTGACGCTATGGTTGGCGATTCTGGCCGATATGGGTGCGACCATCCTGGTCACGCTTAACAGTCTGCGGCTGCTGCAGGTAAAACCGCAGCAGGAGGTTGGACGGCAAAGTTCCTAATTTGTTCCGAATTTGTCCCTACTTTGGCCATAAATGCCATCTATAATGAAATCAAACAAAATTCAAGGAGGATGGTTATATGAAAAAAGTTGCTCTGTTTACCCTGG encodes:
- a CDS encoding ArsR/SmtB family transcription factor, translating into MKPCECDVCEELCEHPQVICLAKAEIIADEDAQRVADLFKILGDTTRVKILQILSKRELCVCDIAAVVGMGQSAVSHQLRLLRNARLVKFRKEGKMAWYSLNDEHIATLLAQGIEHVQHD
- a CDS encoding heavy metal translocating P-type ATPase, with the protein product MVFQVTGFTULDCAVKFEKDVAALPGVTRAKVNFMTNKLVVEGVSDIEAIRQLAAQHNYKVQLACEQKPQAIIRPKIHWERRRAVASGLTLAIAYGVEKLGGPAMVFIPLYIAAMVLGGWGNFQKAARSLPRGSFNMSVLMSLAAIGALAIGQYEEGASVAFLYAISEMLEAWTMESARRSIRELMDIAPKAARIRRGAAEVEIPVEEIRVGDIMIIRPGEKIAMDGVIIKGQSAVNQAAITGEAIPVEKGPGAEVFAGTLNTYGALEVRVTKLVQDTTIAKIIHMVEEAQGQRAPSQAFVEKFAAVYTPIVMALAVGVVFIPPLFFGYEWTPWIYRGLALMVVSCPCALVVSTPVAIVSAIANAAKNGVLIKGGVYLEAMGTLSAIAFDKTGTLTKGEPSVTDIFSVGGQTEDNLLKVAADIEARSEHPLATAIVRAAQAKGLAIHPAEDFVAITGSGARGTVEGQTVYIGNPRLFAELGLSIAPVAEAVRRLQGEGKTVMIMGTPNTILGVIAVADAVRESSAATIAALKQAGIRHTIMLTGDNNTTARAMAARVGVDEFRAELLPQEKMTAVQELINKYGQVAMVGDGINDAPALALATVGVAMGAAGTDTALETADIVLMADDLGKLAFVIRLSRQALAVIRQNIVFSLVIKALAVLAVFPGWLTLWLAILADMGATILVTLNSLRLLQVKPQQEVGRQSS
- a CDS encoding universal stress protein encodes the protein MMEVKKIVVAYDGSKQSQKGLAWAVAMSAKFGADVITVTVIKPPEFSPTISEIDEFYAHAEKHYQPMLEKVRKYGEEYGVLIKTEILHGHPAESIVKYAFEQKADLIITGTRGMGGFKNLIIGSVAQKVVSYSPVPVLVVK
- the crcB gene encoding fluoride efflux transporter CrcB, with the protein product MLKIFLVALGGSIGATARYLISDWAAQRWGADFPYGTLIVNIAGCFIIGLFMALVTERIIVSPYWRLLVTVGFVGGLTTFSSFSYETIKLVNDGQMTFALYNILSNFVLGFFATWTGISLAKLF
- a CDS encoding DUF190 domain-containing protein translates to MPKITGQAKRLRIYIGETDRWNGKSLYHAIVLKAKELDLAGATVFRGLMGYGANSRIHTARIVDLSDDLPILIEIVDSEEYINKILPFLDEVVKEGLVTIDDIEIIKYGHKQPKR